Proteins from a single region of Runella sp. SP2:
- a CDS encoding SusC/RagA family TonB-linked outer membrane protein, with the protein MQKNKLVWFIAILLFMVNGLRAQTRVITGKVTSTANEAQPGASVIVKGTNRGTVTDANGNYSLSVPNGDVTITVSIIGFNALEKLVGASVSKMDFALTENASTLNEVVVTALGISREKKTLVYATQTVKPTELVEARDPNNVINSLSGKIANAVITQGSGGPGSGARIVLRGNRSIQGSNNALIVVDGVPLSNGTNGTAGSDFGFVQGSDGASSINPDDIESVTVLRGASAAALYGSQAGNGVLVITTKKGKADKVAVSINSGFSTENVWALPRFQNTYGQGNGGTLSTTSGESWGAKMTGQSITNHLGQPGTYSAQPNNVRDFFRNGSSLNNAISVTGGTDKMQTYVSYTNNRIGGIINKNDLFRNTINLRITNQISKRFSTDAKITYVNQRINSRPRSGEENAPVSNIYNVARNMTTADLMQYEKLSNIGIPEPTTFPSTLSSIYQNPYWMINNYINNEARDRVIGFLTAKYKLTDWLTLSGKANLDKTTDNGETSIYQGTILYSRPGGDYSRNTINVTEKWFDLMLDGNNKIADNLNINYRVGGIFQDSQYDGNFQSAGGLNVTNKFSLNFAQNPSVTSSFTQVQTQSVFAQANLSLKESVFLDLSLRNDWDSRLPSPHSFLYPSAGLSTILSDLIKLPESISFLKASLNYAEVGNGGRFGLLKSVYNYGQGAGNGFLQINSTLPFPELKPEIVRNLEFGIEAKFLQNRLGVTATYYKSNSFNQLLSVSLPVATGFSRQYINAGNIQNSGVELVVTGTPLPQDSPLKWDITFNAATNRNKVVALSDQVKIFYLGGGFGRSATPVVEEGKAYGDLLAFKWNQNASGQYIVDANGKPSLTQEQSYIGNFNPKATLGLTNSFDYKGVSLRLLVDGRVGGIVVSGTEMNLAFSGITEGTEAYREGGWNLGGVNDKGEANSKAINAQDFWQIASGKRYGAGEFFAYDATNFRVRELSIGYNLPVKNIKAVKAAKLMLVARNLLWLYRGSSILDIPGLEKRKMWFDPDMSLGNGNFQGVEYGTMPATRTLGVNLQVTF; encoded by the coding sequence ATGCAAAAAAATAAACTTGTATGGTTCATAGCCATTTTACTTTTCATGGTAAATGGCCTACGAGCACAAACGCGTGTCATAACAGGGAAGGTGACTTCCACCGCAAATGAAGCCCAACCTGGTGCTTCGGTGATTGTTAAGGGCACAAACAGAGGAACGGTCACGGATGCAAACGGTAACTACAGTTTGAGTGTACCCAATGGCGATGTGACGATAACGGTGTCGATTATTGGGTTTAATGCGCTAGAAAAACTTGTGGGAGCCAGTGTTTCGAAGATGGACTTTGCGCTTACTGAAAATGCAAGTACTTTAAACGAAGTCGTTGTGACGGCACTTGGTATTTCTCGCGAAAAGAAAACGTTGGTGTATGCAACCCAAACGGTAAAACCCACGGAATTGGTAGAAGCAAGAGATCCAAACAACGTCATAAATTCACTTTCTGGTAAAATTGCCAATGCCGTTATCACGCAAGGTTCGGGTGGGCCAGGTTCGGGTGCTCGAATTGTATTGAGGGGTAATCGTTCTATTCAGGGGTCAAACAATGCGCTGATTGTAGTAGATGGTGTGCCATTGAGCAATGGTACAAACGGTACTGCTGGAAGCGACTTCGGTTTTGTGCAAGGTTCCGACGGTGCTTCGAGCATCAACCCTGACGATATTGAGTCTGTTACGGTACTGAGAGGTGCCTCGGCCGCAGCGTTGTACGGAAGCCAAGCAGGTAATGGCGTTTTGGTGATTACGACCAAAAAAGGGAAAGCAGATAAAGTGGCGGTGAGTATCAATTCAGGGTTTAGTACTGAAAATGTGTGGGCATTGCCTCGCTTTCAAAATACCTACGGACAAGGCAACGGTGGTACATTGAGTACAACTTCGGGCGAAAGCTGGGGTGCAAAAATGACGGGACAGTCTATCACTAACCACTTGGGACAGCCTGGGACTTATTCTGCACAGCCTAATAATGTTCGGGATTTTTTCAGAAATGGTTCGAGCTTAAATAATGCGATTAGTGTGACGGGTGGTACCGATAAAATGCAAACGTATGTATCTTATACCAACAACCGCATTGGTGGGATTATTAACAAAAATGATTTATTCCGAAACACGATAAACCTTCGTATTACTAACCAAATCTCGAAGCGTTTTTCCACGGATGCCAAAATCACGTATGTGAATCAACGGATAAATAGCCGCCCACGGTCGGGAGAAGAAAACGCCCCAGTTTCTAATATTTATAATGTGGCGAGAAACATGACGACTGCCGATTTGATGCAATATGAGAAACTAAGCAACATTGGTATCCCAGAACCTACTACTTTTCCATCTACGCTAAGTTCGATTTATCAAAACCCTTATTGGATGATAAATAACTACATCAATAACGAAGCGAGAGATAGGGTGATTGGGTTTTTAACGGCTAAATACAAACTGACGGACTGGTTGACGCTTTCAGGAAAAGCGAACCTTGATAAAACTACTGACAACGGTGAAACTTCGATTTATCAAGGAACAATCTTGTATTCTAGGCCAGGTGGTGATTATTCAAGAAACACAATCAACGTAACCGAAAAATGGTTTGACTTGATGCTTGATGGAAATAACAAAATCGCTGATAATTTAAACATCAATTATCGCGTAGGTGGAATTTTCCAAGATAGCCAGTACGATGGTAATTTTCAATCAGCAGGTGGGTTGAACGTAACCAATAAATTCAGCTTGAATTTTGCCCAAAACCCATCCGTTACATCAAGCTTTACACAGGTACAAACACAGTCGGTGTTTGCCCAAGCCAACTTGTCGTTGAAGGAATCCGTATTTTTGGATTTAAGCTTGCGTAACGACTGGGATTCAAGACTTCCAAGTCCTCACTCATTCCTTTATCCTTCTGCGGGGCTTTCTACCATACTTTCTGATTTGATTAAATTACCAGAAAGCATCTCCTTCTTAAAAGCTAGCCTAAACTATGCCGAAGTAGGTAATGGGGGTAGATTTGGTCTATTGAAATCGGTTTATAACTATGGTCAAGGTGCTGGAAATGGCTTTTTGCAAATCAATTCTACGCTTCCTTTCCCTGAGTTAAAACCTGAAATCGTTAGGAATTTAGAATTTGGAATTGAGGCGAAATTCTTGCAAAATAGATTGGGTGTGACCGCTACTTATTATAAGAGTAATTCATTCAACCAATTGTTGAGTGTGAGCCTGCCAGTTGCCACTGGATTCAGCAGACAATACATCAATGCTGGAAATATCCAAAACTCAGGGGTTGAATTGGTAGTAACTGGTACACCTCTGCCGCAAGATTCGCCTTTGAAATGGGATATCACTTTCAATGCCGCAACGAACCGTAACAAAGTGGTGGCATTAAGCGACCAAGTAAAAATATTCTACCTCGGTGGTGGATTCGGTCGCTCGGCAACGCCAGTGGTTGAAGAAGGTAAAGCTTATGGTGATTTGTTGGCTTTCAAATGGAACCAAAATGCGTCTGGACAATATATAGTTGATGCCAACGGCAAGCCTAGCTTAACACAAGAGCAAAGCTATATCGGTAATTTTAACCCAAAAGCTACGCTCGGTCTAACCAACTCGTTTGACTATAAAGGCGTTTCTCTACGTTTATTGGTGGATGGCCGTGTGGGCGGTATTGTTGTTTCAGGAACTGAAATGAACTTGGCATTTAGTGGTATTACAGAAGGAACCGAGGCATATCGCGAAGGTGGCTGGAATTTGGGTGGTGTCAATGATAAAGGAGAAGCTAACTCAAAAGCCATCAATGCGCAAGATTTCTGGCAAATCGCTTCTGGTAAAAGATACGGTGCAGGGGAGTTTTTTGCTTACGATGCTACTAATTTCAGAGTACGCGAACTTTCAATCGGATACAATCTTCCTGTAAAAAACATTAAAGCGGTGAAAGCAGCCAAATTGATGCTCGTTGCCCGTAACTTGTTGTGGTTATACAGAGGCAGTTCAATATTGGACATTCCTGGTTTAGAAAAACGTAAAATGTGGTTTGACCCTGATATGAGTTTGGGTAATGGCAACTTCCAAGGCGTTGAATATGGTACAATGCCTGCAACTCGTACATTGGGAGTGAATTTGCAAGTAACGTTCTAA
- a CDS encoding Uma2 family endonuclease codes for MVVIATKRRPKIRKIPAHLVYEELDGQALPYRGYLEVLSGKKTLEEIMGSSSLQAVLVSIINWFVSNHINRKKYLVASNESGLHVSSGSNLANDIAIFEKDKITLSDKYFDVAPKIVIEVDIKVALEETGLTNDFDYVLNKSQKMLDFGVEKVIWITTHTKKIFVITPNAPWYLVNFEEDIPLMEDCTLNLAQLLRDEEIDY; via the coding sequence ATGGTTGTGATTGCCACCAAACGACGTCCAAAAATTCGGAAAATACCCGCCCACTTGGTCTATGAAGAGCTCGACGGGCAAGCCTTGCCTTATCGCGGTTATTTGGAAGTATTATCAGGAAAAAAAACATTGGAAGAAATCATGGGCAGCAGTTCTTTACAGGCCGTGTTGGTCTCTATTATCAATTGGTTTGTCAGTAATCATATCAATCGAAAAAAATATTTAGTTGCCTCCAATGAGTCTGGCTTACACGTAAGTTCAGGCAGTAATTTAGCCAACGATATTGCTATTTTTGAAAAAGATAAAATAACATTGTCCGACAAATACTTCGATGTAGCCCCCAAAATAGTGATTGAAGTGGACATTAAAGTAGCTCTCGAAGAAACGGGGCTGACGAACGACTTTGATTATGTGTTGAACAAATCGCAGAAAATGCTTGATTTTGGGGTTGAAAAAGTCATTTGGATTACGACCCACACCAAGAAAATCTTTGTCATTACGCCCAATGCCCCTTGGTATCTGGTCAATTTTGAGGAAGATATTCCCTTGATGGAAGATTGCACCCTGAATCTTGCCCAACTCCTCCGAGACGAAGAAATTGACTATTAA
- a CDS encoding SusD/RagB family nutrient-binding outer membrane lipoprotein encodes MKIDSFLKSLSVLSFFVLLFSSCTEKFDDINTDRNSVATVGSAELPFLFAKAEASAVPNIWNYQIAQNLFADQYAQYFACTATYFPSDRLNIRMDWVGAAFNPIYTDMVPQLQSIKAAAPAGSAEAAIADVVWVLGFHRVTDYWGPIPYFNAGKSGSSVAYDAQDKIYDDFFKKLAAASEVLKNKQNEKPYGSFDLIYGGDAGKWFRFANTLRLRLALRISKVDPARAKTEAEAAVAAGVFQSSPGDDALLQKSTKGSDNNGLSIMSDWNEFRMSASMESVMKGYKDPRMSVYWLPNNATKANPNGTGRYDGLRNGLTSTQLTEAMNLPTANAKVGARWSSPDFGGNANYLETPHNIMSVAEAFFLRAEGALLGWNMNGTAKSLYEEGIRQSMIQWGITDAAAITAYINSPDVPVAPEDFLKSPAVSKAPIKWASDIATQREQIAIQKWLAIFPDGSEAWADYRRARNFILYPVANSENPDITDPTKQWIRRIPFLLSEKQNNKAAVDAAVPLLGSGGDKVTTPLWWDKN; translated from the coding sequence ATGAAAATAGATAGCTTTTTAAAATCCTTGTCTGTTCTCAGTTTTTTTGTACTCCTCTTTAGTTCTTGTACAGAAAAATTTGATGATATAAATACAGACAGAAACTCAGTTGCTACCGTAGGTTCGGCCGAATTACCCTTCCTTTTTGCTAAGGCTGAGGCTTCAGCGGTTCCTAATATTTGGAATTATCAGATAGCACAAAACCTGTTTGCTGATCAATATGCCCAATATTTTGCTTGTACAGCTACCTATTTCCCCTCTGACCGCTTGAATATTCGTATGGACTGGGTAGGGGCTGCTTTTAATCCGATTTACACCGACATGGTACCTCAGTTACAATCAATCAAGGCGGCTGCTCCTGCGGGTTCTGCCGAAGCGGCCATTGCCGATGTGGTTTGGGTGCTTGGTTTTCACCGAGTGACGGATTACTGGGGGCCAATTCCGTACTTCAATGCTGGAAAATCGGGTAGTTCGGTGGCGTATGATGCACAGGATAAAATCTATGACGATTTCTTCAAAAAATTGGCGGCTGCATCTGAAGTATTGAAAAATAAGCAAAACGAAAAGCCTTATGGAAGTTTTGACTTAATTTATGGTGGCGATGCTGGTAAGTGGTTTAGGTTTGCCAATACGTTAAGATTGCGTTTAGCATTGCGCATTTCAAAAGTGGATCCCGCACGCGCAAAAACCGAAGCGGAAGCAGCGGTGGCAGCAGGCGTATTTCAGTCTAGTCCAGGAGATGATGCGTTACTTCAGAAAAGTACAAAAGGGTCAGACAACAACGGCCTTTCCATCATGTCAGATTGGAACGAATTTCGTATGAGTGCTTCGATGGAGTCTGTGATGAAAGGCTACAAAGACCCTCGTATGTCGGTTTATTGGTTGCCAAATAATGCTACAAAAGCCAATCCAAATGGTACAGGGCGATATGATGGTCTGCGCAATGGACTTACATCTACCCAACTAACCGAAGCGATGAATTTACCAACGGCCAATGCCAAAGTAGGGGCTAGATGGTCTTCACCTGATTTTGGTGGAAATGCCAATTACTTGGAAACTCCACACAATATCATGTCGGTGGCAGAGGCGTTTTTCTTACGTGCCGAAGGTGCCTTGTTGGGTTGGAATATGAACGGTACTGCCAAAAGTTTGTACGAAGAAGGCATTCGACAATCAATGATACAGTGGGGAATCACCGATGCCGCAGCCATCACGGCCTACATTAATAGCCCAGATGTGCCGGTTGCGCCAGAAGATTTCTTGAAATCGCCAGCGGTGTCAAAAGCTCCAATTAAATGGGCAAGTGACATAGCCACTCAAAGAGAACAAATTGCGATTCAGAAATGGTTGGCCATTTTCCCTGATGGCTCAGAGGCTTGGGCAGATTATCGCCGTGCTCGTAACTTCATTTTATATCCAGTGGCAAATTCTGAAAACCCTGATATTACAGACCCAACAAAGCAATGGATCAGAAGAATTCCGTTCTTGTTGTCAGAAAAACAAAACAACAAGGCGGCGGTTGATGCAGCAGTTCCATTGTTAGGTTCTGGTGGCGATAAAGTGACGACACCTCTTTGGTGGGATAAAAACTAG
- a CDS encoding VCBS repeat-containing protein has translation MRKLLFALITLFFLNSCKDNNALFTELSDSDTGINFRNTLFEDGPLNVANYIYFYNGGGVAVGDINNDGLQDILFTGNMVRNRLFLNKGNFQFEDITKKAGVDQMQGWCTGATMSDVNNDGKLDIYICRSADINPDRRKNLLFINNGDLSFTEKADEYGLADNGYSTMASFLDYDKDGDLDCFIINHSIQKYTAGVQDNPELRKERNPDYASKLYRNDNNHFTNVSDQEGIFSNVLTFGLGVTVSDFNNDGWPDISVSNDFNEPDYFFENNGNVTGASPRFTEKLVQKMDNISLYSMGTDAADYDNDGNVDLLTLDMMPEDNKTIKMHSGPENFDKFQFLFRQGFYYQFSRNMLQRNNGDGTFSEVGQLAGVSNTDWSWAGLFSDFDKDGFKDLFITNGYVKDYTEMDFLKYSVDRVIKSMAKDSANVDPIPEYLRKMPKNETQNYAFKNKGDGTFQKMSNEWGFTTKGVSAGAAYADLDNDGDLDLIVNNTNALASIYKNNSELVSKNNYLSVKLDGGATNRFGIGAKVKLYCKGKLMYQEQSPVRGFQSSNDPVLNFGVGENTTIDSLIVIWTNDSYQKLTSVKPNQVLEVKIANAKNKWVYQNQKSNPIFSQSNLANVIHKENGFGDFTVQSLLPNYFSRQGPSIEVADINNDGLDDFFMGGAKGEVSQLFIQNKNNTFSKVNTSVFAQNAGSEDVAGTFFDADNDGDKDLYVAAGGYEFEVNDPLLQDRLYLNDGKGNGSSPRYTLSESALPKLVSSKGCVKAADIDSDGDLDLFVGGRIVPRNYPVTPNSYILINDGKGNGSSPRFSENTSKTCAELSQIGMVTDAVWMDLNNDKQLDLIVVGEWMPIKVFINSKGKLTDKSEEYIHFASTGWWNKINATDMDGDGDLDLTIGNCGLNTQFKVNEKEPMTVHYKDFMDNGSIVPVLSYYIDGVSYPMASRDDLSHPIPYIKKKFTDYKSYSTATITDVFSPEELANAKILKAEIMQTLYLENQGAKGFKAHTLPTEAQYAPVMGIIADDFNNDGKKDLLLAGGNTWTRIKFGRYLANHGVLLLGDGKNNFNYVPQSRSGLSFRGNVRGLQTINSGKTKRIIVGVNDGEALILDR, from the coding sequence ATGCGAAAACTTCTATTCGCCCTTATTACACTGTTTTTTTTGAATTCGTGTAAAGACAATAATGCCCTTTTTACCGAATTGTCCGATTCTGATACAGGTATCAATTTTAGAAATACGCTGTTTGAAGATGGCCCTTTAAACGTTGCCAACTACATCTATTTCTACAATGGAGGAGGAGTAGCCGTGGGGGATATTAACAACGACGGGCTACAAGACATACTTTTTACGGGAAATATGGTAAGAAATCGGCTGTTTTTAAATAAAGGAAATTTTCAGTTTGAAGATATTACCAAAAAAGCAGGCGTTGACCAAATGCAGGGATGGTGCACTGGGGCAACGATGAGCGATGTAAACAATGATGGGAAATTAGATATTTATATTTGTCGAAGTGCGGATATTAATCCAGACCGCCGTAAAAATCTTCTTTTTATCAATAATGGCGATTTAAGTTTTACTGAAAAAGCCGATGAATACGGCTTAGCCGACAATGGTTATTCGACCATGGCCTCTTTTTTAGATTATGACAAAGACGGTGATTTAGACTGTTTTATCATCAATCACTCGATCCAAAAATATACCGCAGGCGTTCAAGATAATCCCGAATTAAGAAAAGAACGGAATCCTGATTATGCCAGTAAACTTTACCGCAACGACAATAACCACTTTACGAACGTTTCTGACCAAGAAGGCATCTTTTCAAATGTCTTGACTTTTGGTTTGGGGGTCACGGTCTCCGATTTTAACAATGACGGTTGGCCTGATATTTCGGTGTCCAATGACTTCAACGAACCTGATTATTTCTTTGAAAACAATGGCAATGTGACAGGCGCATCCCCACGTTTTACCGAAAAACTTGTGCAGAAAATGGATAACATTTCCCTCTATTCGATGGGAACGGATGCTGCTGATTATGACAACGATGGCAATGTTGATTTGCTGACGCTTGACATGATGCCTGAAGACAATAAAACCATTAAAATGCACAGTGGTCCCGAGAATTTCGATAAATTTCAGTTTCTGTTTAGGCAAGGATTTTATTATCAATTTAGCCGAAATATGCTTCAACGCAACAATGGCGATGGTACATTTAGCGAAGTAGGGCAATTGGCTGGCGTATCAAATACCGACTGGAGTTGGGCGGGTTTATTCAGCGATTTTGATAAAGATGGATTCAAAGACCTCTTCATTACCAATGGCTACGTAAAAGATTATACTGAAATGGATTTTTTGAAGTATTCGGTGGATAGAGTCATCAAGTCAATGGCCAAAGACTCCGCTAATGTGGACCCAATTCCCGAATATTTACGAAAAATGCCTAAAAATGAAACCCAAAATTATGCTTTCAAAAACAAAGGCGATGGTACTTTTCAAAAAATGTCTAATGAATGGGGATTCACCACAAAAGGCGTTTCTGCGGGGGCGGCTTATGCGGATTTGGACAACGACGGCGACCTTGATTTAATCGTGAATAATACCAACGCGTTGGCGAGTATTTATAAAAACAATTCAGAATTAGTAAGTAAAAACAATTATTTGTCCGTCAAATTGGATGGGGGCGCTACGAATCGTTTTGGCATTGGTGCAAAGGTAAAATTGTACTGCAAAGGAAAGCTAATGTACCAAGAACAATCGCCAGTAAGGGGTTTTCAATCATCCAATGACCCTGTTTTAAATTTTGGCGTGGGTGAAAATACCACGATTGATTCGTTGATAGTCATTTGGACCAATGATTCTTATCAAAAGCTCACTTCGGTTAAACCAAATCAAGTGTTAGAAGTAAAAATAGCGAATGCTAAAAACAAATGGGTGTATCAGAATCAAAAATCAAATCCGATTTTCTCACAAAGCAATCTGGCCAATGTGATTCATAAAGAAAACGGATTTGGTGATTTTACTGTGCAGTCGCTTTTGCCAAATTATTTCAGCCGACAAGGGCCATCCATTGAGGTCGCCGACATCAACAACGATGGCTTGGATGACTTTTTTATGGGCGGAGCAAAAGGCGAAGTTTCGCAACTATTCATCCAAAATAAAAACAACACATTTAGCAAAGTAAATACGTCAGTTTTTGCACAAAATGCGGGGAGTGAAGATGTCGCAGGGACTTTTTTTGATGCCGATAACGACGGTGATAAAGACCTGTATGTAGCGGCAGGAGGGTATGAATTTGAAGTAAACGATCCATTGCTACAAGATAGGTTGTACCTGAATGATGGAAAAGGAAACGGTTCGTCGCCACGATATACCCTAAGCGAAAGCGCCCTTCCAAAATTAGTATCAAGCAAAGGCTGCGTAAAAGCGGCTGATATTGATTCTGATGGCGATTTAGACCTTTTTGTTGGGGGAAGAATCGTCCCCCGAAACTATCCTGTTACGCCCAATTCGTATATTTTGATAAATGATGGAAAAGGGAACGGTTCGTCGCCACGATTCTCTGAAAATACATCTAAAACTTGTGCTGAATTGAGTCAAATCGGAATGGTGACTGATGCCGTTTGGATGGATTTAAACAATGACAAACAGCTAGACTTGATTGTAGTAGGAGAGTGGATGCCGATTAAAGTTTTTATCAATTCAAAAGGAAAATTGACGGATAAATCTGAGGAATATATTCATTTTGCAAGTACTGGATGGTGGAATAAAATCAATGCCACCGACATGGATGGCGATGGCGATTTGGATTTGACAATTGGGAATTGTGGGTTAAACACCCAGTTTAAAGTCAATGAAAAAGAACCAATGACTGTTCATTACAAAGATTTTATGGACAACGGTTCGATTGTGCCTGTGCTGAGTTATTACATCGACGGAGTGTCGTATCCGATGGCTTCTCGGGATGATTTGTCGCACCCAATTCCATATATCAAGAAAAAATTTACTGATTATAAATCGTACTCAACGGCTACGATTACCGATGTTTTTAGCCCAGAAGAGCTGGCAAATGCTAAAATTTTGAAAGCGGAAATCATGCAAACGCTTTATCTCGAAAACCAAGGTGCCAAAGGTTTTAAAGCCCATACACTACCGACGGAAGCCCAATATGCGCCAGTAATGGGCATCATAGCGGATGATTTTAACAATGATGGTAAAAAAGATTTGCTCTTGGCGGGGGGGAATACTTGGACACGCATCAAATTTGGGCGCTACCTCGCCAATCACGGTGTGTTGCTTTTGGGCGATGGGAAAAACAATTTTAACTATGTTCCGCAATCCCGCTCAGGATTGAGTTTTAGAGGCAATGTTAGAGGTTTGCAAACGATTAATTCAGGCAAAACAAAACGGATAATTGTTGGGGTAAATGATGGCGAAGCGTTGATTTTGGATAGGTAG